One window of the Anopheles cruzii chromosome 2, idAnoCruzAS_RS32_06, whole genome shotgun sequence genome contains the following:
- the LOC128277513 gene encoding uncharacterized protein LOC128277513 — protein sequence MDMDRLKCKRCGKYPEGDVLECATKAHIVCVSCTGPSKSPLCVCGAKLNAQRRMNPIEQLLQQSKSACRYEDHGCTWKFTASEMEAHAGECKFRPYRCIASTLNVLQCEWIGLQHQIEQHLVEGHKELGPVFRFRQSTSLVFRETMSLGGVKLVDAFSKNFLFHFFSDVENATLSFIMIYFGRREEADQYCFELELRSVPTVTPADDEGTAEDGSPAADGLVRSVKFVERCYSDAENLAELIDDERCVALSHRQVRNYLHRGKLYFNFWVRRVDSVRGDRTVSESSDSSQAVPATKGKPRPPPLKFANKGKVAANTKRSGGGAAPAAPSGSSSSSSGSTASVKAGDTGGSSAVPSSNVSRSPSSASTITVCSEHHSAAATAGQTVTGVSANSSSSINRVIVTGHYSPFERPEHSPLTTPSINKHDVVSGGQRGRGRGVRGCWIP from the exons ATGGATATGGACCGGCTTAAGTGTAAACGCTGTGGAAAGTATCCCGAAGGTGACGTCCTGGAGTGTGCGACGAAGGCACACATTGTTTGCGTTTCGTGTACGGGGCCCTCAAAATCGCCGCTCTGCGTG TGTGGTGCGAAGCTGAACGCTCAGCGCCGGATGAACCCAATCGAGCAGTTGCTGCAGCAATCCAAAAGTGCCTGCCGGTACGAGGACCACGGATGTACCTGGAAGTTTACGGCGTCGGAAATGGAGGCACACGCCGGGGAGTGCAAGTTCCGGCCGTACCGGTGCATCGCGTCCACCCTGAATGTGCTCCAGTGTGAGTGGATTGGGCTGCAGCACCAGATCGAACAGCACCTGGTCGAGGGGCACAAGGAGCTGGGGCCAgtcttccgcttccgccagTCCACGTCGCTGGTGTTCCGGGAGACGATGTCGCTGGGCGGCGTGAAGCTGGTCGACGCGTTCAGTAAaaactttttgtttcacttcttttCCGACGTTGAGAATGCCACTCTCAGCTTCATCATGATCTACTTTGGGCGCCGCGAGGAAGCGGATCAGTACTGCTTCGAGCTCGAGCTACGCTCCGTGCCGACCGTGACCCCCGCGGACGACGAAGGCACGGCGGAGGATGGGTCGCCCGCAGCGGACGGGCTCGTGCGGAGCGTTAAATTTGTGGAGCGCTGCTACTCAGACGCCGAGAATTTGGCCGAATTGATCGACGACGAGCGATGTGTGGCCCTTTCGCATCGCCAGGTGCGCAACTATCTGCACCGGGGCAAACTGTACTTTAACTTCTGGGTCCGCCGGGTAGATTCGGTGCGGGGCGATCGTACCGTGTCGGAGTCGTCCGATTCATCGCAGGCAGTGCCGGCAACGAAAGGCAAACCGCGGCCTCCGCCACTGAAGTTTGCCAATAAGGGTAAAGTGGCCGCCAATACCAAGCGATCCGGGGGTggcgctgctcctgctgctccttcTGGAagctcctcctcgtcgtccggctCAACGGCCAGTGTGAAGGCGGGTGATACGGGCGGCTCATCGGCCGTGCCGAGTTCGAACGTGTCCCGTTCACCATCGTCCGCCTCGACGATTACGGTCTGTTCGGAGcaccactcggcggcggcgacggcgggacAAACCGTGACGGGTGTCAGTGCCAACTCGTCCTCGTCGATCAATCGGGTGATCGTCACGGGGCACTACTCGCCGTTCGAGCGCCCCGAACACAGCCCGCTGACGACGCCCTCCATCAACAAGCACGATGTGGTAAGTGGCGGGCaacgtggccgcggccgtggTGTCCGTGGCTGCTGGATACCCTAA
- the LOC128268631 gene encoding ubiquitin-like modifier-activating enzyme 1 isoform X2, with amino-acid sequence MSSGEFRDSFVDPPAAKKRKLPSPTPECSAPSSAAAAAVVVMATSNNNGSAPVPCENNSSGAQEIDEGLYSRQLYVLGHDAMRRMARSDVLISGLGGLGVEVAKNVILGGVKSVTLHDTALCTVADLSSQFYLTADDVANGRNRAEASCQQLSDLNHYVPTVAYTGELTEEFLRKFRAVVLTLTPPAEQRRIAEIAHRHNIALITADTRGLFAQVFCDFGTDFTVYDQNGATPGTAMVASVTNDLESIVTCVDETRHGFEDGDYVTFTEVEGMTELNGCAPMKIKVLGPYTFSIGDTTKLSPYVRGGIVTQVKMSKQMTFKPLAEAENAPEFILSDFAKWDHPANTQIAFTVLGRYQERHGGRLPRPWNVADAAEFVELCKERAKELSLEDLNEPMLTTFAKVCSGDLCPMNGAIGGITAQEVMKACTGKFTPIYQYFCLDAVECLPEGAALTEEECAPVGSRYDGQIAVFGRKFQEVLGGLKYFIVGAGAIGCELLKNFAMIGVASRGDGEIFVTDMDLIEKSNLNRQFLFRPHDVQQPKSRVAAQVVKRMNADIKVTAHENRVGPETERFYDDTFFNRLDGVANALDNIDARIYMDRRCVYYRIPLLESGTLGTLGNTQVVVPFLTESYSSSQDPPEKSIPICTLKNFPNAIEHTLQWARDTFEGIFKQAAENAAQYITDPTFIERTLKLPGVQPLEALESVKKALIDERPKSIEDCVKWARVHFEEQYSNQIRQLLFNFPPEQTSSTGQPFWSGPKRLPQAIDFDPDNAMHLDYVHATANLKAQVYGVPQQRNRDMIRKIVMMVEVPKFVPRSGVKIAVTDAALQAEENGGGGGGGGLGMGGEDMDPDRVSRLQHELASLGRPDFTITPLEFEKDDDNNLHMDFIVAASNLRAANYKIPPADRHKSKLIAGKIMPAIATTTSLVAGCASLELYKLAQGFNTMERFKNGFLNLALPFFTFSEPIQAKKSTYYGKEWTLWDRFEVKGELTLQEFLDYFEREHKLKITMLSQGVCMLYAFFMTKQKQQERLNLPMSEVVRKVSKKSIEPHVRALVFEICCNDDAGEDVEVPYVRYVLP; translated from the exons ATGTCTAGTGGTGAATTTCGTGACAGTTTCGTCGATCCCCCAGCCGCCAAAAAGCGGAAGCTGCCATCACCGACGCC TGAGTGCTCTgcaccatcatcggccgcaGCCGCTGCAGTAGTAGTAATGGCGACGTCCAATAACAATGGCTCAGCTCCCGTGCCGTGCGAGAACAATTCGAGCGGGGCCCAGGAAATCGACGAGGGCCTGTACTCGCGCCAGCTGTACGTCCTCGGGCACGATGCGATGCGTCGGATGGCCCGCTCCGACGTGCTAATTTCGGGCCTCGGCGGGCTCGGAGTGGAAGTGGCCAAGAACGTGATTCTCGGTGGAGTGAAGTCTGTCACCCTGCATGACACGGCGCTTTGCACCGTCGCGGATCTGTCGTCGCAGTTCTACCTGACCGCGGACGATGTGGCGAACGGGCGCAACCGGGCCGAGGCCAGCTGCCAGCAGCTGTCCGACCTCAACCACTACGTCCCGACCGTGGCCTACACGGGCGAGCTGACGGAGGAGTTTCTGCGGAAGTTCCGGGCCGTGGTGCTAACGCTGACTCCGCCCGCCGAGCAGCGCCGGATTGCGGAGATTGCCCATCGGCACAACATTGCGCTCATCACGGCCGACACGCGCGGCCTGTTTGCCCAGGTGTTCTGTGACTTTGGCACCGACTTTACCGTCTACGACCAGAACGGGGCCACCCCGGGGACGGCCATGGTGGCCAGTGTCACGAACGACCTCGAGAGCATCGTAACGTGCGTGGACGAAACCCGCCACGGGTTCGAGGATGGCGATTATGTTACCTTCACCGAG GTCGAAGGCATGACCGAGCTGAATGGCTGCGCACCGATGAAGATCAAGGTGCTCGGACCGTACACGTTCAGCATCGGCGACACGACGAAACTGAGCCCGTACGTGCGGGGCGGAATCGTGACGCAGGTGAAGATGTCGAAGCAGATGACGTTCAAGCCACTGGCGGAGGCCGAGAATGCGCCCGAATTCATTCTGTCCGATTTCGCCAAATGGGATCACCCGGCCAACACGCAGATCGCCTTCACCGTGCTCGGTCGCTACCAGGAGCGCCACGGCGGTCGGTTGCCGCGCCCCTGGAACGTGGCCGACGCAGCCGAGTTTGTCGAGCTGTGCAAAGAGCGCGCAAAGGAGCTTTCGCTGGAGGACCTAAACGAGCCGATGCTGACCACGTTCGCGAAGGTGTGCTCGGGTGACCTGTGCCCGATGAACGGTGCCATCGGTGGCATCACGGCGCAGGAGGTGATGAAGGCGTGCACCGGCAAGTTTACGCCCATCTACCAGTACTTCTGCCTGGACGCCGTCGAGTGCCTGCCGGAGGGCGCTGCGCTGACCGAGGAAGAGTGTGCCCCCGTCGGTTCCCGGTACGACGGCCAAATTGCGGTGTTTGGGCGCAAGTTCCAGGAGGTGTTGGGTGGCCTCAAGTACTTCATCGTCGGAGCCGGTGCTATCGGGTGCGAGCTGCTGAAGAACTTTGCCATGATCGGGGTGGCATCGcgcggtgacggtgaaatCTTCGTCACCGATATGGATCTGATCGAGAAGAGCAACCTCAACCGGCAGTTCCTGTTCCGGCCGCACGACGTGCAGCAGCCCAAGTCGAGGGTGGCCGCGCAGGTCGTGAAGCGCATGAACGCGGATATCAAGGTGACGGCACACGAGAACCGGGTCGGACCGGAGACGGAGCGATTCTACGACGACACGTTCTTTAACCGGCTCGACGGCGTTGCGAATGCGCTAGACAATATCGACGCCCGTATCTACATGGATCGGCGGTGCGTCTACTACCGCATACCGCTGCTGGAATCTGGCACACTCGGAACCCTGGGCAACACTCAG GTTGTTGTTCCGTTCCTGACCGAATCGTACAGCTCGTCGCAGGATCCGCCGGAGAAATCGATCCCGATCTGCACGCTGAAGAACTTCCCGAACGCCATCGAACACACGCTACAGTGGGCCCGGGACACGTTCGAAGGAATCTTCAAGCAGGCCGCCGAAAACGCCGCCCAGTACATTACCGATCCGACCTTCATCGAGCGCACACTGAAACTGCCCGGGGTCCAACCGCTAGAAGCGCTCGAATCGGTCAAG AAAGCGTTGATCGACGAGAGGCCGAAAAGCATTGAAGACTGCGTCAAATGGGCCCGGGTGCACTTCGAGGAGCAGTACTCGAACCAGATCCGTCAGCTGCTGTTCAACTTCCCGCCCGAACAAACCAGCTCGACTGGCCAACCGTTCTGGTCGGGCCCGAAGCGACTGCCACAGGCGATCGACTTCGATCCGGACAATGCGATGCACCTCGACTACGtgcacgccaccgccaaccTGAAGGCGCAAGTGTACGGCGTTCCGCAGCAGCGCAACCGGGACATGATTCGAAAGATTGTGATGATGGTGGAG GTACCGAAGTTTGTGCCACGTTCTGGGGTCAAGATTGCGGTCACGGATGCGGCCCTGCAAGCGGAAGagaacggcggtggtggtggtggcggtggcctcgGCATGGGTGGCGAGGATATGGATCCGGATCGGGTTAGCCGTTTGCAGCACGAGCTGGCCTCGCTGGGGCGACCCGATTTCACGATCACACCGCTCGAGTTCGAGAAGGACGATGACAACAACCTGCATATGGACTTTATCGTGGCCGCCTCGAATCTGCGCGCTGCCAACTACAAAATTCCACCGGCCGATCGGCACAAGTCGAAGCTGATCGCGGGCAAAATTATGCCGGCGATCGCTACCACCACCTCGCTCGTTGCAGGCTGTGCTTCGCTGGAGCTGTACAAGCTGGCTCAAGG CTTCAACACGATGGAACGCTTCAAGAACGGGTTCCTCAACCTGGCGCTGCCTTTCTTTACCTTCTCCGAGCCGATCCAAGCGAAGAAGTCGACCTACTACGGCAAAGAGTGGACCCTGTGGGACCGGTTCGAGGTGAAGGGCGAGCTGACGCTGCAGGAGTTCCTCGATTACTTCGAGCGGGAGCACAAGCTCAAGATCACGATGCTGTCTCAGGGCGTCTGCATGCTGTACGCGTTCTTCATGacgaagcagaagcagcaggagCGCCTAAACCTGCCCATGTCCGAAGTCGTCCGGAAGGTGTCGAAGAAGAGTATCGAACCGCACGTCCGTGCGCTCGTGTTCGAGATCTGCTGCAACGATGACGCCGGCGAGGACGTCGAGGTGCCGTACGTGCGCTACGTGCTGCCCTAA
- the LOC128268631 gene encoding ubiquitin-like modifier-activating enzyme 1 isoform X1: MSSGEFRDSFVDPPAAKKRKLPSPTPSLTQPPEQPEQPPLQQPPLSSSPSRSECSAPSSAAAAAVVVMATSNNNGSAPVPCENNSSGAQEIDEGLYSRQLYVLGHDAMRRMARSDVLISGLGGLGVEVAKNVILGGVKSVTLHDTALCTVADLSSQFYLTADDVANGRNRAEASCQQLSDLNHYVPTVAYTGELTEEFLRKFRAVVLTLTPPAEQRRIAEIAHRHNIALITADTRGLFAQVFCDFGTDFTVYDQNGATPGTAMVASVTNDLESIVTCVDETRHGFEDGDYVTFTEVEGMTELNGCAPMKIKVLGPYTFSIGDTTKLSPYVRGGIVTQVKMSKQMTFKPLAEAENAPEFILSDFAKWDHPANTQIAFTVLGRYQERHGGRLPRPWNVADAAEFVELCKERAKELSLEDLNEPMLTTFAKVCSGDLCPMNGAIGGITAQEVMKACTGKFTPIYQYFCLDAVECLPEGAALTEEECAPVGSRYDGQIAVFGRKFQEVLGGLKYFIVGAGAIGCELLKNFAMIGVASRGDGEIFVTDMDLIEKSNLNRQFLFRPHDVQQPKSRVAAQVVKRMNADIKVTAHENRVGPETERFYDDTFFNRLDGVANALDNIDARIYMDRRCVYYRIPLLESGTLGTLGNTQVVVPFLTESYSSSQDPPEKSIPICTLKNFPNAIEHTLQWARDTFEGIFKQAAENAAQYITDPTFIERTLKLPGVQPLEALESVKKALIDERPKSIEDCVKWARVHFEEQYSNQIRQLLFNFPPEQTSSTGQPFWSGPKRLPQAIDFDPDNAMHLDYVHATANLKAQVYGVPQQRNRDMIRKIVMMVEVPKFVPRSGVKIAVTDAALQAEENGGGGGGGGLGMGGEDMDPDRVSRLQHELASLGRPDFTITPLEFEKDDDNNLHMDFIVAASNLRAANYKIPPADRHKSKLIAGKIMPAIATTTSLVAGCASLELYKLAQGFNTMERFKNGFLNLALPFFTFSEPIQAKKSTYYGKEWTLWDRFEVKGELTLQEFLDYFEREHKLKITMLSQGVCMLYAFFMTKQKQQERLNLPMSEVVRKVSKKSIEPHVRALVFEICCNDDAGEDVEVPYVRYVLP, from the exons ATGTCTAGTGGTGAATTTCGTGACAGTTTCGTCGATCCCCCAGCCGCCAAAAAGCGGAAGCTGCCATCACCGACGCCGTCGTTGACTCAGCCGCCCGAGCAGCCGGagcagccgccgctgcagcagccgccgctTTCGTCATCGCCCTCGAGGAGTGAGTGCTCTgcaccatcatcggccgcaGCCGCTGCAGTAGTAGTAATGGCGACGTCCAATAACAATGGCTCAGCTCCCGTGCCGTGCGAGAACAATTCGAGCGGGGCCCAGGAAATCGACGAGGGCCTGTACTCGCGCCAGCTGTACGTCCTCGGGCACGATGCGATGCGTCGGATGGCCCGCTCCGACGTGCTAATTTCGGGCCTCGGCGGGCTCGGAGTGGAAGTGGCCAAGAACGTGATTCTCGGTGGAGTGAAGTCTGTCACCCTGCATGACACGGCGCTTTGCACCGTCGCGGATCTGTCGTCGCAGTTCTACCTGACCGCGGACGATGTGGCGAACGGGCGCAACCGGGCCGAGGCCAGCTGCCAGCAGCTGTCCGACCTCAACCACTACGTCCCGACCGTGGCCTACACGGGCGAGCTGACGGAGGAGTTTCTGCGGAAGTTCCGGGCCGTGGTGCTAACGCTGACTCCGCCCGCCGAGCAGCGCCGGATTGCGGAGATTGCCCATCGGCACAACATTGCGCTCATCACGGCCGACACGCGCGGCCTGTTTGCCCAGGTGTTCTGTGACTTTGGCACCGACTTTACCGTCTACGACCAGAACGGGGCCACCCCGGGGACGGCCATGGTGGCCAGTGTCACGAACGACCTCGAGAGCATCGTAACGTGCGTGGACGAAACCCGCCACGGGTTCGAGGATGGCGATTATGTTACCTTCACCGAG GTCGAAGGCATGACCGAGCTGAATGGCTGCGCACCGATGAAGATCAAGGTGCTCGGACCGTACACGTTCAGCATCGGCGACACGACGAAACTGAGCCCGTACGTGCGGGGCGGAATCGTGACGCAGGTGAAGATGTCGAAGCAGATGACGTTCAAGCCACTGGCGGAGGCCGAGAATGCGCCCGAATTCATTCTGTCCGATTTCGCCAAATGGGATCACCCGGCCAACACGCAGATCGCCTTCACCGTGCTCGGTCGCTACCAGGAGCGCCACGGCGGTCGGTTGCCGCGCCCCTGGAACGTGGCCGACGCAGCCGAGTTTGTCGAGCTGTGCAAAGAGCGCGCAAAGGAGCTTTCGCTGGAGGACCTAAACGAGCCGATGCTGACCACGTTCGCGAAGGTGTGCTCGGGTGACCTGTGCCCGATGAACGGTGCCATCGGTGGCATCACGGCGCAGGAGGTGATGAAGGCGTGCACCGGCAAGTTTACGCCCATCTACCAGTACTTCTGCCTGGACGCCGTCGAGTGCCTGCCGGAGGGCGCTGCGCTGACCGAGGAAGAGTGTGCCCCCGTCGGTTCCCGGTACGACGGCCAAATTGCGGTGTTTGGGCGCAAGTTCCAGGAGGTGTTGGGTGGCCTCAAGTACTTCATCGTCGGAGCCGGTGCTATCGGGTGCGAGCTGCTGAAGAACTTTGCCATGATCGGGGTGGCATCGcgcggtgacggtgaaatCTTCGTCACCGATATGGATCTGATCGAGAAGAGCAACCTCAACCGGCAGTTCCTGTTCCGGCCGCACGACGTGCAGCAGCCCAAGTCGAGGGTGGCCGCGCAGGTCGTGAAGCGCATGAACGCGGATATCAAGGTGACGGCACACGAGAACCGGGTCGGACCGGAGACGGAGCGATTCTACGACGACACGTTCTTTAACCGGCTCGACGGCGTTGCGAATGCGCTAGACAATATCGACGCCCGTATCTACATGGATCGGCGGTGCGTCTACTACCGCATACCGCTGCTGGAATCTGGCACACTCGGAACCCTGGGCAACACTCAG GTTGTTGTTCCGTTCCTGACCGAATCGTACAGCTCGTCGCAGGATCCGCCGGAGAAATCGATCCCGATCTGCACGCTGAAGAACTTCCCGAACGCCATCGAACACACGCTACAGTGGGCCCGGGACACGTTCGAAGGAATCTTCAAGCAGGCCGCCGAAAACGCCGCCCAGTACATTACCGATCCGACCTTCATCGAGCGCACACTGAAACTGCCCGGGGTCCAACCGCTAGAAGCGCTCGAATCGGTCAAG AAAGCGTTGATCGACGAGAGGCCGAAAAGCATTGAAGACTGCGTCAAATGGGCCCGGGTGCACTTCGAGGAGCAGTACTCGAACCAGATCCGTCAGCTGCTGTTCAACTTCCCGCCCGAACAAACCAGCTCGACTGGCCAACCGTTCTGGTCGGGCCCGAAGCGACTGCCACAGGCGATCGACTTCGATCCGGACAATGCGATGCACCTCGACTACGtgcacgccaccgccaaccTGAAGGCGCAAGTGTACGGCGTTCCGCAGCAGCGCAACCGGGACATGATTCGAAAGATTGTGATGATGGTGGAG GTACCGAAGTTTGTGCCACGTTCTGGGGTCAAGATTGCGGTCACGGATGCGGCCCTGCAAGCGGAAGagaacggcggtggtggtggtggcggtggcctcgGCATGGGTGGCGAGGATATGGATCCGGATCGGGTTAGCCGTTTGCAGCACGAGCTGGCCTCGCTGGGGCGACCCGATTTCACGATCACACCGCTCGAGTTCGAGAAGGACGATGACAACAACCTGCATATGGACTTTATCGTGGCCGCCTCGAATCTGCGCGCTGCCAACTACAAAATTCCACCGGCCGATCGGCACAAGTCGAAGCTGATCGCGGGCAAAATTATGCCGGCGATCGCTACCACCACCTCGCTCGTTGCAGGCTGTGCTTCGCTGGAGCTGTACAAGCTGGCTCAAGG CTTCAACACGATGGAACGCTTCAAGAACGGGTTCCTCAACCTGGCGCTGCCTTTCTTTACCTTCTCCGAGCCGATCCAAGCGAAGAAGTCGACCTACTACGGCAAAGAGTGGACCCTGTGGGACCGGTTCGAGGTGAAGGGCGAGCTGACGCTGCAGGAGTTCCTCGATTACTTCGAGCGGGAGCACAAGCTCAAGATCACGATGCTGTCTCAGGGCGTCTGCATGCTGTACGCGTTCTTCATGacgaagcagaagcagcaggagCGCCTAAACCTGCCCATGTCCGAAGTCGTCCGGAAGGTGTCGAAGAAGAGTATCGAACCGCACGTCCGTGCGCTCGTGTTCGAGATCTGCTGCAACGATGACGCCGGCGAGGACGTCGAGGTGCCGTACGTGCGCTACGTGCTGCCCTAA